A single Mesotoga sp. UBA6090 DNA region contains:
- the ftsZ gene encoding cell division protein FtsZ — translation MSFEIDTGKKNTEIRLPSIKVIGVGGAGGNAVNRMISEGIHGVTFIAANTDVQVLESNKAELRIQLGTELTRGLGAGGNPNVGERAAEESVDEIGTFLEDTDLLFITAGMGGGTGTGAAPIVASIAREMGILTVAVVTTPFFFEGNTRLKTAHEGLRRLKNSVDTLIRISNNKLLQELPPNTSIVDAFAKADETLHHGIKGISELITKRGYINLDFADVESVLRNAGTAMLGIGVGSGERRAEEAARRALESRLLEKPIDNATGIILNVSAKNITLREMNIAAAIVRQNCSEDADVKLGLIVDPDMNDDELDITLIAAGLELDEGELMGDASDIPAIYRFGLDINEEE, via the coding sequence ATGAGCTTTGAGATTGACACAGGTAAGAAGAATACTGAAATCAGATTGCCATCAATAAAAGTTATAGGCGTGGGTGGAGCCGGCGGAAACGCGGTTAACAGAATGATCTCTGAGGGAATTCACGGCGTGACATTCATTGCAGCCAATACGGATGTTCAGGTTCTTGAAAGCAATAAGGCAGAGCTGAGAATCCAGCTTGGAACGGAGCTAACGAGAGGTCTAGGAGCCGGTGGAAACCCTAACGTGGGTGAAAGAGCCGCCGAGGAGTCCGTCGACGAGATCGGAACATTCCTTGAGGACACAGATCTCCTTTTCATCACAGCAGGTATGGGTGGTGGCACAGGAACCGGTGCAGCTCCAATAGTAGCTTCGATAGCTAGAGAGATGGGAATTCTTACTGTCGCCGTAGTGACGACTCCCTTCTTCTTCGAAGGAAACACCCGCTTGAAGACTGCCCATGAAGGACTAAGAAGACTAAAGAATTCGGTGGATACGCTAATAAGAATCTCAAACAACAAGCTTCTGCAAGAGTTACCACCGAACACTTCAATCGTAGATGCCTTTGCAAAGGCCGACGAAACTCTCCATCACGGGATCAAGGGTATCTCTGAGCTAATAACAAAGCGCGGGTATATCAACCTTGACTTTGCCGATGTCGAGTCGGTTTTGAGAAATGCCGGAACGGCAATGCTGGGCATAGGGGTAGGCTCCGGTGAAAGGCGCGCTGAAGAAGCTGCGCGAAGAGCCCTTGAAAGCCGGCTGCTCGAGAAACCTATCGATAATGCGACAGGCATAATTCTCAACGTCTCGGCTAAGAACATTACGCTCAGAGAGATGAATATTGCTGCCGCTATAGTGAGACAGAACTGCAGTGAGGATGCCGATGTCAAACTCGGACTTATCGTTGATCCTGACATGAACGATGATGAGCTTGATATAACCTTGATAGCGGCAGGTCTGGAGCTCGACGAAGGCGAACTGATGGGCGATGCCTCAGACATCCCCGCTATCTACAGATTCGGATTGGACATAAACGAGGAGGAATAG
- a CDS encoding ornithine aminomutase subunit alpha produces MSIQRNDDFEKRSLHLQNLSDEELDRRFWELAERIVEPLIDLAETNTSPSIERSVLLRMGLDSFQAGAIVTKANEHGLLGKGAGNIVITYARNNSLTMEKAVEDLVTGKGWEQLASSFRGGGRNAAR; encoded by the coding sequence ATGTCGATCCAGAGAAACGATGATTTCGAGAAGAGAAGCTTACATCTGCAAAATCTTTCAGATGAAGAGCTTGACAGACGATTCTGGGAGCTTGCAGAAAGAATTGTAGAACCCCTGATAGACCTTGCAGAGACCAATACCAGCCCTTCGATCGAACGCTCCGTGCTCTTGAGAATGGGACTGGACAGCTTCCAGGCCGGCGCAATTGTCACCAAGGCCAACGAACATGGCTTGCTGGGAAAGGGAGCCGGAAACATTGTAATCACTTATGCAAGGAACAACTCGTTAACCATGGAGAAAGCCGTTGAAGATCTCGTGACCGGAAAGGGCTGGGAACAGCTGGCCTCTTCTTTCAGAGGGGGTGGACGAAATGCTGCCCGTTAA
- the ortB gene encoding 2-amino-4-oxopentanoate thiolase subunit OrtB, producing MNDNSYNSVMSRRKEIMKASVGVDYDRYELDGIAFDYEALMKDTSYPIEEIRKIQAETGIGYTPLIELKNITRLVRSISEPGKGARIFLKDEATNPSGSFKDRRASISVARARELGFRGVIAATSGNYGAAVASQSMKRALKCIIVQECYDSKGRGQPEILEKARACEAYGAEVAQLTVGPELFYYFLLLLEETGFFNASLYTPYAIAGIETLGYEIAEQSQSVIGKNPDYVLATHAGGGNLTGTARGLLKARADSTEIIGVSVDLSGLHMASDSDFNRKSFTTGHTGFGIPFAVLPDRSDVPRNAARALRYMDRYLLVTQGEVFYVTEMLARLEGLQRGPAGNTSLTAAIALAKELPEEKTIVVQETEYTGAGKLPSAQLTFARNNGIEIIRGDPITEDSPGKTISIPEGYSQIAYKEVNMTELRKSYIKQLLKQGVTLIESDYDYLSAELKISVAEAKQLVKEVSGNVDPEKR from the coding sequence ATGAATGACAATTCCTACAATTCGGTTATGTCCAGGAGAAAAGAGATAATGAAGGCCTCTGTTGGAGTTGATTACGACAGGTATGAACTGGATGGAATCGCCTTTGACTACGAAGCGCTTATGAAAGATACATCTTATCCCATTGAAGAGATAAGAAAAATTCAGGCAGAGACTGGCATCGGATACACTCCTCTCATTGAACTGAAGAACATCACAAGACTCGTTAGATCGATTAGCGAACCGGGTAAGGGAGCCAGAATCTTCCTCAAAGACGAAGCGACAAACCCATCTGGAAGCTTCAAAGACCGACGAGCCTCGATTAGTGTTGCGAGGGCGAGAGAGCTTGGCTTCAGAGGCGTTATTGCCGCCACAAGCGGGAACTATGGAGCCGCAGTAGCTTCTCAGTCGATGAAGAGAGCTCTCAAGTGCATAATAGTTCAAGAGTGTTACGATAGCAAAGGGAGAGGTCAGCCGGAAATTCTCGAGAAGGCACGCGCCTGTGAAGCATATGGCGCGGAAGTAGCACAACTGACAGTTGGCCCCGAACTCTTCTATTACTTTCTCCTATTACTCGAAGAGACTGGATTCTTTAATGCCTCGCTCTATACCCCTTATGCGATTGCTGGAATCGAAACGCTGGGCTACGAGATCGCTGAGCAATCTCAAAGCGTGATAGGCAAGAATCCCGATTACGTACTTGCAACGCATGCGGGGGGAGGCAATCTCACGGGAACGGCGAGGGGTCTTCTTAAAGCTCGAGCAGACAGCACCGAGATCATTGGTGTGAGTGTAGATCTTTCGGGTCTTCATATGGCAAGCGATTCTGATTTCAACAGAAAGTCCTTCACAACAGGTCATACGGGATTCGGTATTCCCTTTGCCGTTCTTCCCGACAGATCAGACGTTCCCAGAAATGCAGCGCGCGCATTGAGATATATGGACAGATATCTTCTCGTTACGCAAGGTGAGGTTTTCTATGTCACCGAGATGCTTGCGAGACTCGAGGGCTTGCAGCGCGGCCCGGCTGGCAATACAAGCTTGACTGCTGCAATAGCTCTCGCTAAAGAGTTGCCCGAAGAAAAGACGATAGTTGTTCAGGAGACCGAGTACACAGGAGCGGGCAAATTGCCAAGCGCACAACTGACATTCGCTAGAAACAACGGAATCGAGATCATCCGTGGTGATCCGATTACCGAAGACTCTCCTGGTAAGACGATATCGATTCCCGAAGGCTACTCACAGATCGCCTACAAAGAAGTGAACATGACTGAGCTAAGAAAATCTTATATAAAGCAGCTTTTGAAACAGGGGGTTACGCTGATCGAGAGCGATTATGATTACCTTTCCGCAGAACTGAAGATCAGTGTGGCCGAAGCTAAGCAATTGGTTAAGGAGGTAAGCGGCAATGTCGATCCAGAGAAACGATGA
- a CDS encoding GspE/PulE family protein, producing MRVYKRLGELLIDQGLIGEDALKQAVALQKKVGKPIGEVLVGMGVISWEDIYDSLSKQYGLKVLDDVPNLLSPEVLRMIPKPVADRLNVIPIDFLPEGNVLKVVTTDVLKVPQIDRELSFLTGSKILTLLVPPPMFDALYKSSYEESASSEIIDNTFSIEQHTEIDLEDDKQDETDDTPVAKFINSLLDNGIRNDASDVHLEPYEKIAVARLRVDGVLRKVLSYPRKAHNSVVSRIKVMCNLDISEKRMPQDGKFYIRRGNEQFDMRVSTMPTIFGEKVVMRILRVSNAKKKLEDLGLSDYNRERFESIISSPYGIILVSGPTGSGKSTTLVAVLNQVTSEKLNVLTAEDPVEYTIEGISQCQVNTDIGLTFARYLRSFLRQDPDIIMVGEIRDRETAQLAIEASLTGHLVFSTIHTNSAAGAVARLVNMGVDPFLLGTSLIGVMGQRLVRKLCNNCKVKIPVREEVRKIASTLYPNREDFAEYIPGNGCPECRGMGYRGRTSISEILVVNNNLRQLIGNNASERELAAAAVSSGMRTLYNDGVQKVLDGVTSLEEIKRVAIEY from the coding sequence TTGAGAGTCTATAAGAGGCTCGGAGAGCTACTCATTGATCAAGGTCTCATCGGTGAGGATGCTCTCAAGCAGGCTGTAGCGCTGCAAAAAAAAGTAGGAAAGCCGATTGGCGAAGTTCTTGTCGGAATGGGTGTCATTTCGTGGGAGGACATTTACGATTCTCTTTCCAAACAATACGGCCTCAAGGTACTTGATGATGTACCTAATTTACTATCTCCAGAAGTTCTTAGAATGATTCCCAAGCCAGTTGCGGACAGGCTTAACGTGATTCCAATCGATTTTCTTCCCGAAGGCAACGTTCTTAAAGTGGTAACAACCGATGTTCTTAAGGTTCCACAAATAGACAGAGAGCTATCGTTTCTGACTGGAAGTAAGATACTAACTCTTCTTGTACCTCCCCCAATGTTTGATGCACTTTACAAATCCTCTTACGAGGAGTCTGCTTCTAGCGAGATCATAGACAACACTTTCAGCATAGAACAGCATACGGAAATAGATCTCGAGGATGACAAACAGGACGAAACCGATGATACTCCCGTCGCAAAGTTCATAAACTCACTTCTAGACAACGGAATCAGAAACGATGCCAGTGACGTCCATCTAGAACCTTACGAAAAAATAGCCGTTGCCAGACTGAGAGTCGACGGGGTTTTGAGAAAAGTTCTCAGTTATCCTAGAAAGGCTCACAACTCGGTTGTATCAAGAATCAAAGTAATGTGTAATCTGGATATTTCAGAGAAGAGAATGCCTCAGGATGGAAAGTTCTATATTAGAAGGGGCAATGAGCAGTTCGACATGAGAGTTTCGACAATGCCAACAATTTTCGGCGAGAAAGTTGTTATGAGAATTCTTAGGGTCTCAAATGCGAAGAAGAAGCTTGAAGATCTCGGACTCTCCGACTACAACAGGGAACGTTTCGAGAGTATTATCAGCTCTCCTTATGGAATCATACTCGTTTCAGGACCTACAGGGAGCGGGAAATCTACAACTTTGGTCGCCGTTCTTAATCAGGTTACTTCCGAGAAGCTTAACGTCTTGACCGCTGAGGACCCTGTCGAATACACCATAGAAGGCATCTCTCAATGTCAAGTCAATACGGACATTGGATTGACTTTTGCGAGATACCTGCGATCTTTCTTGCGTCAGGACCCCGACATAATTATGGTCGGTGAAATACGAGACAGAGAGACTGCCCAGCTTGCGATAGAGGCATCACTCACCGGGCATCTTGTTTTCTCGACGATTCACACGAATAGCGCCGCAGGTGCGGTGGCCCGACTTGTAAATATGGGGGTGGATCCCTTCTTGCTCGGGACCTCACTGATTGGCGTCATGGGACAGCGACTGGTAAGAAAGCTGTGCAACAACTGTAAAGTGAAGATTCCTGTGAGAGAAGAAGTAAGAAAGATAGCTTCTACTCTTTATCCTAACCGCGAGGATTTCGCCGAATATATCCCGGGAAATGGCTGCCCCGAATGTCGAGGGATGGGATATAGGGGCAGAACAAGCATCAGCGAAATCCTGGTGGTGAACAACAATCTTCGACAGCTTATAGGCAATAACGCTTCAGAAAGGGAGCTTGCAGCGGCTGCGGTCTCCTCGGGAATGCGAACTCTCTACAATGACGGCGTTCAAAAAGTTCTTGACGGAGTAACCTCACTTGAAGAGATCAAGAGAGTGGCAATAGAATACTGA
- a CDS encoding DUF4894 domain-containing protein, with protein MKPGKFVVSYEDKYYWVSEDFVIVDYADLTEIFNHPVIGGVRFLLTNGVYVASERDIDIFAGAVEGILADRRVLALVSYFDFENNVLLLRRGIRVKVMDWESLEVNRELLLQLENASDRSEYIFLSDGKLLRAR; from the coding sequence TTGAAACCGGGAAAGTTTGTTGTCAGTTATGAAGACAAATACTACTGGGTATCGGAGGATTTTGTTATAGTTGATTACGCTGATCTTACCGAGATTTTCAATCACCCGGTTATTGGCGGGGTTAGATTTCTTCTTACTAATGGAGTTTATGTAGCTAGCGAAAGAGACATAGACATTTTTGCCGGAGCGGTAGAGGGCATTCTTGCTGACAGAAGAGTACTGGCACTGGTATCATACTTTGACTTTGAGAACAACGTGCTGCTTCTCAGACGTGGGATTCGAGTTAAGGTCATGGACTGGGAGAGCTTAGAAGTAAACAGGGAGCTTCTTCTTCAGCTAGAAAACGCCTCCGACAGAAGCGAATATATTTTCTTAAGTGATGGTAAACTGTTGAGAGCGAGGTGA
- the oraE gene encoding D-ornithine 4,5-aminomutase subunit OraE has translation MLPVNEKLKVEEILKDLEHYAPKRKGWTWRKRLPQGTKVDGFDYDEISEPLANSIGLPASHYFDNIDPQPDSIITSEIASGRFEDDIRRMRMAAWHGADHIMVIRTLGQSHIDGLIEGTPEGIGGIPITRKQLRATRKALDIIEEEVGRPINFHSYVSGVAGPEIAVLFAEEGVNGAHQDPQYNILYRGINPVRSFVDAAVAKKIMASVDMLQIDGAHNANASAKRAWKVMPELLVQHAINCAFSVKAGMKKGSIALSTVPPVVSPAPEFKLNFVYALTLRELFKEYRFRAQMNTRYIESDLIDATRIHVLDTLISRLTRADIQSTITPDEGRNVPWHINSIRGIETAKHTLIALDGIKDLLKVNEEVVRPKIREMKMRAILMMEEILEVGGYFEAVEKGFFVDNGQYPERNGDGIARQKNGGIGAGSVVSRDPEYFAPVSEHFGYNNIPEGLSSPDEPIGGCTLKDRSKIKYIDELDESDNVNLRISQQLLDKEKGLISPEVEWWGDGWVQLDMTIPDDPDHSEAAALEIAKRMGFTDASVISKTVLHPVEGTYLELKARVPFKIERDSLRLPEKPDLLSEEEITSFVQEHPMRVVAGTVGNDEHSVGIREILDIKHGGIEKFGFKYTYLGTSVHPEKFIDAAVETGAEAILVSTIITHNEVHVSNMKKIAQLAVEKGVRDEVIIISGGTQITNDLAVACGMDAGFGRGTKGIHVASFLVKKKRALSDRIQ, from the coding sequence ATGCTGCCCGTTAATGAGAAGCTCAAAGTCGAAGAGATACTGAAGGATCTGGAGCATTACGCTCCCAAGAGAAAAGGTTGGACCTGGAGGAAGAGACTTCCGCAAGGTACGAAAGTCGACGGATTCGATTACGACGAGATTTCAGAGCCTCTCGCGAATAGTATCGGGCTTCCCGCTTCTCACTATTTCGATAACATAGATCCGCAACCCGATTCCATAATAACCTCCGAGATAGCATCAGGGAGGTTTGAAGACGACATCAGAAGGATGAGAATGGCCGCCTGGCACGGAGCAGACCACATTATGGTTATCAGGACACTCGGTCAGAGTCACATCGACGGTCTGATAGAGGGAACTCCCGAGGGAATCGGAGGAATCCCGATAACCAGGAAGCAGCTAAGAGCTACAAGAAAGGCTCTAGACATCATAGAAGAAGAAGTCGGCAGACCGATCAACTTCCATTCTTATGTAAGTGGAGTGGCAGGCCCGGAGATTGCAGTTCTCTTTGCAGAAGAGGGCGTTAACGGTGCTCATCAGGATCCTCAGTACAACATTCTGTACAGGGGGATTAATCCTGTCAGATCCTTTGTAGATGCAGCCGTTGCGAAGAAAATTATGGCTAGTGTCGATATGCTTCAGATAGACGGTGCCCACAACGCCAACGCCTCCGCGAAGAGGGCCTGGAAAGTAATGCCCGAACTTCTTGTTCAGCACGCAATCAATTGCGCTTTTTCCGTGAAGGCAGGTATGAAAAAGGGTTCGATAGCTCTTTCGACAGTTCCGCCAGTGGTTTCTCCGGCTCCGGAATTCAAACTGAATTTCGTTTATGCACTGACTCTTCGAGAACTTTTCAAAGAGTACAGGTTCAGGGCTCAGATGAATACGAGATATATTGAATCCGATCTCATTGACGCCACCAGGATTCACGTTCTTGACACTCTGATCTCCAGATTGACAAGAGCAGACATCCAGTCGACCATAACTCCCGATGAAGGCAGAAATGTTCCCTGGCACATAAACTCGATAAGGGGAATCGAGACGGCAAAGCACACCTTGATAGCTCTCGATGGAATCAAAGATCTACTGAAGGTCAATGAGGAAGTTGTTAGACCTAAAATTCGTGAGATGAAAATGCGCGCAATCCTCATGATGGAAGAGATTCTTGAAGTCGGCGGATACTTTGAAGCCGTAGAAAAGGGCTTCTTTGTCGACAACGGTCAGTATCCCGAGCGAAACGGAGACGGAATAGCAAGGCAAAAAAACGGTGGAATCGGTGCGGGCAGTGTTGTTTCGAGAGACCCCGAGTATTTTGCGCCAGTATCTGAGCACTTCGGGTACAACAATATTCCTGAAGGCTTGTCTTCCCCCGATGAACCGATAGGCGGCTGTACACTCAAGGACAGATCAAAGATAAAATACATAGACGAACTGGATGAATCTGACAACGTCAATCTAAGGATTTCCCAGCAACTGCTGGATAAAGAAAAGGGTCTCATAAGTCCCGAGGTTGAATGGTGGGGTGACGGATGGGTTCAGCTTGATATGACAATCCCCGACGATCCCGATCATTCGGAAGCGGCAGCGCTCGAGATTGCAAAAAGAATGGGATTCACCGATGCATCTGTTATCAGCAAAACGGTGCTGCATCCTGTTGAAGGTACATACCTTGAACTGAAAGCAAGGGTTCCATTCAAGATCGAGAGAGACTCTCTTAGACTGCCCGAAAAACCAGATTTATTGAGTGAAGAGGAAATCACTTCTTTTGTCCAAGAACATCCTATGAGAGTCGTTGCGGGGACTGTAGGCAACGATGAACACTCGGTTGGAATTAGGGAGATTCTAGATATCAAACATGGCGGAATCGAGAAGTTCGGCTTCAAGTACACCTATCTAGGAACGAGCGTTCATCCCGAGAAGTTCATTGATGCGGCCGTGGAGACCGGCGCAGAAGCGATTCTCGTCTCAACAATCATCACTCACAACGAAGTTCACGTGAGTAACATGAAGAAAATAGCTCAACTCGCTGTTGAAAAAGGTGTGCGGGACGAAGTCATCATTATTTCCGGAGGAACTCAGATTACAAATGACCTTGCGGTCGCTTGCGGAATGGACGCTGGATTTGGACGTGGAACAAAGGGGATTCACGTAGCTTCATTCCTTGTGAAGAAAAAACGAGCACTTTCGGATAGGATCCAGTAA
- the ortA gene encoding 2-amino-4-oxopentanoate thiolase subunit OrtA, producing the protein MSAMKGQWVQIHRILLNPGERAPSVPEDTGNLPLELRVRGFLLEEKAEVGELVTIETAAGRKVHGKIESVEPTHEHNFGDYIPELAEAGMELTRWLTGGDEDE; encoded by the coding sequence ATGAGTGCAATGAAGGGACAGTGGGTGCAAATCCACCGGATTCTTCTCAATCCAGGAGAGAGAGCGCCCTCAGTGCCCGAAGACACTGGAAACCTTCCTCTCGAACTAAGGGTAAGGGGCTTTCTACTGGAAGAAAAAGCCGAAGTCGGTGAATTAGTGACAATAGAGACAGCCGCAGGAAGAAAAGTACACGGAAAAATAGAGTCTGTCGAACCGACACATGAGCACAACTTCGGAGACTACATCCCTGAGCTGGCTGAAGCGGGAATGGAACTTACAAGATGGCTAACTGGCGGCGATGAAGATGAATGA
- the ftsA gene encoding cell division protein FtsA — MARGKDYTVSLDVGTNTLKGVVVSREQTGQMTLEAYGSVKTVGLDKGEVKDAVALKQSIQKLIEDLTGQMGKKDVEADFKISFTDGDYSVFSENIEEVLSEDKQVMVKEQTIMSIMSRLKAEKMKTGNTNIHRSYIRKYILDDDKVVFNPVEMYAKKLNVEMVFVSSEGKSVEIFRRLFEELFGRGDFFISPALISASEAVLTDTEKQHGVVSVVLGHSFSEMVIYRENLPVYISRIPLGIRHIVLDVARVLGTSVDEAERLLVNYGHCSMFPPDSEDVVEYFGLDERTRKNVSVRRLSTVIYARVKELLNKIRKEIQLFVINNPEYSEERIPGGVVFTGGGSKLRGLTDVGVESLKMPVRIGTYETSFNKRIENSHDVANDPVFSSCLGNLVSPEEVQGEAVESVVERPKKGFGSFIKSLFFGGEDDEL, encoded by the coding sequence ATGGCCAGGGGGAAGGATTATACGGTTTCTCTCGATGTTGGCACGAACACCCTCAAGGGTGTGGTGGTAAGTAGAGAACAGACAGGTCAGATGACTCTTGAAGCTTATGGAAGCGTCAAGACTGTTGGACTTGACAAGGGCGAAGTTAAAGATGCGGTCGCTCTTAAGCAGTCGATTCAAAAACTGATCGAGGACCTAACGGGTCAGATGGGTAAGAAAGATGTTGAAGCGGACTTCAAGATAAGTTTCACGGACGGAGACTATTCGGTATTTTCCGAGAACATTGAAGAGGTTCTCTCAGAAGACAAACAGGTAATGGTTAAAGAGCAGACGATAATGAGCATTATGAGCCGACTAAAGGCCGAGAAGATGAAGACGGGTAACACTAACATACACAGAAGTTATATACGCAAGTATATTCTTGATGATGACAAAGTCGTCTTCAACCCTGTCGAGATGTATGCCAAGAAACTTAACGTCGAGATGGTCTTTGTTTCGAGCGAAGGAAAGTCAGTCGAAATATTCCGAAGGCTTTTCGAAGAACTTTTCGGAAGAGGTGACTTTTTCATTTCTCCGGCGTTGATCTCTGCCTCCGAAGCGGTACTCACCGACACCGAAAAGCAGCACGGAGTGGTAAGCGTAGTTTTGGGTCACAGTTTTTCGGAGATGGTGATCTACAGAGAGAATCTTCCTGTTTATATCTCAAGAATCCCTCTTGGAATAAGACATATAGTCCTGGATGTCGCTAGAGTACTGGGCACATCTGTGGATGAAGCCGAGAGGCTTCTCGTGAACTATGGTCATTGTAGCATGTTCCCACCGGATTCTGAGGACGTAGTAGAATACTTCGGACTCGATGAGAGAACAAGAAAAAACGTCTCTGTGAGGAGACTATCCACGGTAATATACGCAAGGGTGAAGGAACTCCTTAACAAGATAAGAAAAGAGATTCAGCTCTTCGTAATAAACAATCCCGAGTATTCGGAAGAGAGAATTCCCGGCGGAGTAGTCTTTACCGGTGGAGGTTCAAAGCTGAGAGGATTGACAGATGTAGGTGTGGAATCTCTGAAAATGCCCGTAAGAATCGGAACATACGAAACCAGTTTCAACAAGCGTATTGAGAACAGCCATGATGTTGCTAATGATCCCGTATTCAGTTCGTGTTTGGGCAATCTGGTCTCCCCCGAGGAAGTCCAGGGAGAAGCTGTAGAGAGCGTGGTTGAAAGACCTAAGAAAGGTTTCGGATCCTTTATTAAATCCCTCTTCTTTGGAGGTGAAGATGATGAGCTTTGA
- the ord gene encoding 2,4-diaminopentanoate dehydrogenase translates to MAYRVLVWGLGAMGSGVARNIMKKEDLRLVGAVEKDPERIGKDLGEYLGGEKTGRLVYSDIEKAIVETRPDIVVIATNSFVKEVLPKIEAAARHHVDILTIAEEMAFPFVSHPEESEVLENIAWRYGVSILGTGINPGFVLDLLIIAMTGACLKVNRIEARRINDLSPFGKTVMETQGVGTFPEEFKKGIEKGDIVGHIGFQQSIAMIGNALGWEIDRIEESQEPIISNTERKTAVAHVKPGMVAGCKHVGRGYCGEKLMIELVHPQQILPETEGVDTGDYIDIYGDPEIHLSIKPEIPGGKGTIALATNMIPAVIEAAPGLIEMSELPIPRCLIDEIKEM, encoded by the coding sequence ATGGCTTACAGAGTTTTGGTGTGGGGCCTGGGTGCAATGGGAAGCGGAGTGGCGAGAAATATTATGAAGAAAGAAGATCTCAGGCTGGTAGGTGCGGTTGAAAAGGATCCAGAGAGAATCGGAAAAGACCTCGGAGAGTATCTTGGCGGAGAAAAAACGGGGAGGCTTGTTTACTCAGACATTGAGAAGGCAATAGTTGAAACGAGACCCGACATTGTAGTAATCGCCACAAATTCCTTCGTCAAAGAAGTCCTTCCAAAGATAGAGGCGGCTGCCAGACACCATGTTGACATTCTTACGATAGCCGAAGAAATGGCTTTCCCGTTCGTTTCGCATCCAGAAGAATCGGAAGTACTCGAGAACATAGCCTGGCGTTATGGGGTGTCAATCCTCGGTACGGGAATTAACCCCGGATTCGTGCTGGATCTCCTCATAATAGCTATGACCGGAGCGTGTCTCAAAGTTAACAGAATCGAGGCTAGAAGAATCAACGATCTTTCTCCATTTGGAAAGACTGTGATGGAGACTCAAGGAGTGGGGACCTTTCCTGAAGAGTTCAAAAAGGGTATCGAGAAGGGAGATATCGTCGGTCACATTGGATTTCAGCAATCGATAGCGATGATTGGCAATGCACTGGGCTGGGAGATAGACAGAATTGAAGAGAGTCAAGAGCCAATCATCTCAAATACAGAGAGAAAGACAGCAGTAGCGCATGTGAAGCCGGGAATGGTAGCTGGTTGTAAGCATGTAGGACGCGGTTATTGCGGTGAGAAGCTCATGATAGAGTTGGTTCATCCTCAACAAATCCTACCAGAAACAGAAGGGGTAGACACTGGAGATTACATAGATATCTACGGCGACCCTGAAATCCATCTTTCGATAAAACCCGAAATCCCAGGAGGAAAGGGAACAATTGCTCTTGCGACAAATATGATTCCCGCAGTGATAGAAGCGGCTCCAGGACTTATCGAAATGAGCGAGCTTCCTATTCCAAGGTGCCTGATAGACGAAATAAAGGAGATGTAA